The stretch of DNA TCACCCGGAGTTCAAGTTCGATCCATTAGGTTCCtcgatttctttttttaaacaatATAAGAAAACACCCATTTTTTTGGCACAGTCTTTTCTGCCTTTCCTATTGATTTGTCCCCTGGACTGGACCTATTCTTCATTCAGAAGGGCGAGTAAAGCTTCCCCCTTACCTATGTCTCTGAGTGTTCATCGGGATTTCATCCTCTTTTGAACACTTTTTTTATCAAAGACTGATAGGCTTGGGAATGGACTCCACCCCGATTAAGATCCTCTAAAAGGGTATAGAGCCTCTCCAACAACTCTTCCCCAGTGGCGGTCCTAGGATTATCTAGAGCGCGAGCCCCACGTTGCTCCCAATCGCCCTCCGGATCAAGAGGCGCCATCCGCCTTATTATGTCAACTTTGACCTCGACCGAGCCACCAGGAGACTGGTAGTCGAATCTTATTGAATATCCAAAAGCGTCTCTCCGTCGTGCGAGAACGCTTAGTGGATAAACAAGAAATACTTCTGTAGCCCATTCCCCCAATACGACAGAAAGTGTAAAACCGCTTAATGTCATACTGACGGGCAAGGCCATAAAGGCCTAATGGGGAGAAAGAATTCATGAGACACCTAACCGAGACTGGTGACAGATCTCGGCGGAGCTCATCCACAAGAAATCTTTTGGCAAACTCTGCACAACCAGTAGAGGAACAAAGAGACTTGGCAGAAGATATCTTCACACCAAGCTTTTGAACCATACTGGCGTAGACTGGCGCAACACGCTCATCGGCGATGAGAACATCATCACCGAGCACAGCATAAGACAGAAAAGTCTCTCCAGGGTATACCTTCTCTGCTGCAAGCCACACCATAAATGGTGTGCAAATGCAAAGAGAGGCCAAGAGGAGTAATATCCGAGCGTCTGCCCTACAACAAACGAAACCTTCTGCGAACAAAAGGCACTAGGAAAACATTTGTCGCAAGACAAGACTGAGATAGAAGTTGTATCTTAAACCGACTGACCGACGGGGAAGGAGATATTAGGAGAAAGCTACTTACTATCCACTTGCTAGGCCACGGAACCTGCTAACAAAAACAACGTTAGCTGCGTGAAGTGGAGTACGcatcttatttctttcaagcGACCAGCCCAGCCCTTATTGCGCAACTAAACTCTCGCCTTATTGCGTTGCGGCATTCACTCGAGCTAGGAAGCCTGCTAGTCGTACTAACAGCTTTCAGTCGTGTCTTGAAGGCTTGCCCCCGCCCCCCAACCTAGGAACAACACTAAGACGTTTCGTTTccatttttttggtaaaaagcATCGCATAGTATAGTGATAGTGCCCGGTCCGCAGCTGCGGAGTCCGCCTTCCCTTGAAAACACCTCCCAGAGGGGAGGGTTATAGTACAGATGTACGCTAAGGAATATTATTAGTAAGACAGACGTATAAAGTGCATATGTACTATAGCTTCAAAAGAAAATAGATCCTTGTTCGGGTGTTCTGGTGGTGTCCCCGTCTGGTCTACTATCGTCTTTTCACCGCCACTAGACTACTTTGGCCCACCAAATGGCACAACCACAGTAGCTGGCTTGGCTCCCTCTTGCTCTGGTCTACACTC from Lycium ferocissimum isolate CSIRO_LF1 unplaced genomic scaffold, AGI_CSIRO_Lferr_CH_V1 ctg27390, whole genome shotgun sequence encodes:
- the LOC132043704 gene encoding uncharacterized mitochondrial protein AtMg01110 produces the protein MVWLAAEKVYPGETFLSYAVLGDDVLIADERVAPVYASMVQKLGVKISSAKSLCSSTGCAEFAKRFLVDELRRDLSPVSVRCLMNSFSPLGLYGLARQYDIKRFYTFCRIGGMGYR